Proteins encoded within one genomic window of Piliocolobus tephrosceles isolate RC106 unplaced genomic scaffold, ASM277652v3 unscaffolded_29289, whole genome shotgun sequence:
- the LOC111529426 gene encoding eppin-like, which translates to MGSSGLLSLLVLFVLLANVQGPGLTDWLFPRRCPTIREECEFRERDVCTRHRQCPDNKKCCVFSCGKKCLDLKQGNIQSRRITNPSSPCTYLLPSWTGFVP; encoded by the exons ATGGGATCTTCTGGACTTTTGAGCCTCCTGGTGCTATTCGTCCTCTTAGCGAATGTCCAGGGACCTGGTCTGACTGACTGGTTATTTCCCA GGAGATGTCCCACCATCAGAGAAGAATGTGAATTCAGAGAAAGGGATGTGTGTACAAGGCACAGACAATGCCCGGACAACAAGAAGTGCTGTGTCTTCAGCTGcggaaaaaaatgtttagatcTCAAACAAGGTAATATTCAGAGCCGCAGAATAACCAACCCCTCCTCCCCCTGTACTTACCTTCTGCCTTCCTGGACTGGCTTTGTGCCCTGA